A single window of Mycosarcoma maydis chromosome 1, whole genome shotgun sequence DNA harbors:
- a CDS encoding putative DNA replication factor C subunit protein, whose protein sequence is MFLQQSSKALNGGQSAQKEKLAKEKAANRPWVEKYRPKTIDEVAAQEHTVAVLKKTLLSNNLPHMLFYGPPGTGKTSTILALARQLFGPELMKTRVLELNASDERGITVVREKIKNFAKLAVTNPKEGFPCPPFKIIILDEADSMTQDAQSALRRIMEQYSRITRFCLVCNYVTRIIEPLASRCSKFRFRSLDTSSTKARLEMIASAESVAFRDSGVLDTLISTSDGDLRRAITYLQSASRLHSLTGEDKSAITSESIVEIAGVVPNRVIASLADAIGIEAYSPDDDVEMQPTGGAKKRDTFERIRDEVRIITREGYSITQLLLQLHDHVIGHPTSQAKIKAKAALLMAEMDKSLTDGADEELQLLNLCLKLQEVVQTDGKAYV, encoded by the coding sequence ATGTTCTTGCAACAATCTTCAAAGGCTCTTAATGGTGGACAGTCAGCCCAGAAGGAGAAGCTAGCCAAGGAAAAGGCAGCCAATCGTCCATGGGTGGAAAAGTACCGTCCCAAGACTATCGACGAAGTCGCTGCACAAGAGCACACGGTCGCCGTCCTTAAAAAGACGCTCCTGTCTAACAATCTCCCGCATATGCTTTTTTACGGCCCTCCAGGCACGGGCAAGACATCCACCATCCTTGCGCTGGCAAGGCAGTTGTTTGGGCCGGAACTTATGAAGACACGAGTGCTTGAACTCAACGCGTCCGACGAAAGAGGTATCACAGTAGTCAGGGAGAAGATCAAAAActttgccaagctggcGGTCACCAACCCAAAAGAAGGCTTTCCTTGCCCACCTTTCAAGATCATTAtcttggacgaggcggatAGTATGACACAGGATGCGCAGAGTGCATTGAGGCGAATCATGGAACAATACAGCAGAATCACAAGGTTCTGCCTAGTCTGCAATTACGTCACTCGTATCATCGAGCCACTCGCTTCTAGATGCAGCAAGTTCCGTTTCCGCTCGCTTGacacctcgtccaccaaGGCTCGACTCGAAATGATCGCTTCTGCCGAATCCGTCGCCTTCCGAGACTCTGGTGTTCTCGATACCCTCATCAGCACATCGGACGGAGATTTGCGTCGAGCCATCACCTACCTGCAATCTGCATCGCGCCTTCACAGCTTGACCGGGGAAGACAAATCTGCCATCACCTCCGAGTccatcgtcgagatcgcaGGTGTTGTCCCGAATCGTGTCATTGCCTCCCTCGCAGACGCCATCGGAATCGAGGCATATAGCCccgacgacgatgtcgagatgcaACCCACTGGCGGAGCAAAGAAAAGAGATACATTTGAGAGGATTCGAGACGAAGTCAGGATCATCACAAGAGAGGGCTACTCGATCACACAATTATTGTTGCAGTTGCACGATCATGTGATTGGACATCCAACATCGCAGGCCAAGATCAAAGCAAAGGCGGCGCTGCTAATGGCTGAGATGGACAAGAGTCTGACGGATGGTGCGGATGAAGAGCTTCAATTGCTCAACTTGTGTCTCAAATTGCAAGAAGTGGTGCAGACCGATGGCAAAGCGTACGTCTAA